From Solanum lycopersicum chromosome 8, SLM_r2.1, the proteins below share one genomic window:
- the LOC101248029 gene encoding histidine decarboxylase, with amino-acid sequence MEIQKEFDLTVVPTEGEIDAPLSPRKNLCLSVVESDIKNETSFQKLDMILTQYLETLSKRKKYHIGYPTNMHYEHHATLAPLLQFHLNNFGDPFAQHPTDFHSKDFEVAVLDWFAQLWEIEKDEYWGYITSGGTEGNLHGLLVGRELLPSGILYASKDSHYSIFKAARMYRMELQTINTLVNGEIDYEDLQSKLLVNKNKPAIININIGTTFKGAIDDLDFVIQTLENCGYSNDNYYIHCDAALCGLILPFIKHAKKITFKKPIGSISISGHKFLGCPMPCGIQITRKTYVSTHSKIEYINSTDATISGSRNGFTPIFLWYCLSKKGHARLQQDSITCIENARYLKDRLLEAGISVMLNEFSITVIFERSCDHKFIHRWNLCYLRGMAHVVVMPGITRETIDSFFKDLMQERKRWFQDGKTQPPCLADEFGSQNCMCSHNKMHN; translated from the exons ATGGAAATTCAAAAG GAGTTTGATTTAACGGTAGTTCCAACAGAAGGTGAAATTGATGCACCATTATCGCCAAGGAAGAATTTATGTCTCAGTGTGGTGGAATCCGATATTAAAAATGAAACGTCTTTTCAAAAACTTGACATGATTTTGACTCAATATTTAGAGACATTGTCAAAACGGAAGAAGTATCATATAG GTTATCCAACAAACATGCATTATGAGCATCATGCCACTTTAGCCCCACTTTTGCAATTTCATTTGAACAATTTTGGAGACCCCTTTGCTCAGCACCCTACAGATTTTCATTCAAAAGATTTTGAAGTGGCTGTATTAGATTGGTTTGCACAACTCTGGGAAATAGAGAAAGATGAATATTGGGGATACATTACTAGTGGTGGCACTGAGGGCAATCTCCATGGCCTTTTGGTTGG AAGAGAGCTACTTCCAAGTGGGATATTATATGCATCAAAAGATTCACATTACTCAATTTTCAAAGCAGCAAGAATGTATCGAATGGAGCTACAAACTATCAACACTTTAGTTAATGGGGAAATTGATTATGAAGATTTACAATCAAAGTTACTTGTCAACAAGAACAAACCAGCTATCATCAATATCAATATTG GAACAACCTTCAAAGGAGCTATTGATGACCTCGATTTCGTCATACAAACACTTGAAAATTGTGGTTATTCAAATGACAATTATTATATCCATTGCGATGCAGCATTATGTGGGCTAATTCTCCCATTTATCAAACAT GcaaaaaaaattaccttcaAGAAGCCAATTGGTAGTATTTCAATTTCAGGGCACAAATTCTTGGGATGTCCAATGCCTTGTGGCATTCAGATAACAAGGAAAACTTATGTTAGTACCCACTcaaaaattgagtatattaattcCACAGATGCTACAATTTCTGGTAGTCGAAATGGATTTACACCAATATTCTTATGGTACTGTTTAAGCAAGAAAGGACATGCTAGATTGCAACAAGATTCCATAACATGCATTGAAAATGCTCGGTATTTGAAAGATCGACTTCTTGAAGCAGGAATTAGTGTTATGCTGAATGAGTTTAGTATTACTGTTATTTTTGAACGATCTTGTGACCATAAATTCATTCATCGTTGGAACTTGTGTTACTTAAGAGGCATGGCACATGTTGTGGTTATGCCAGGTATTACAAGAGAAACTATAGACAGTTTCTTCAAAGATCTAATGCAAGAGAGGAAGAGGTGGTTTCAGGATGGAAAAACTCAGCCTCCTTGTCTAGCAGATGAGTTTGGATCTCAAAATTGTATGTGCTCCCATAACAAGATGCATAACTAA